ATGATCAGCAGCAGAGGTGTAGATAATGCATGTCCTGTTTTTACTTATGGAGGAAAATAAGTGAGGCATGTGATATATCAGAAAGTGTAATAGAATTATTTACAACATAAAACATTTTCAAAATATACAGTTCATGCAGGTTTTATATCAATTTTCTATATAAATATCCTCTAAAATATATGCACAGTCCATCAATGTCtacatttttttgttttcttgggAAGCTGCTATTGTTATTATcagtacttgttgcatttacaacttgtCTAAGTCTTATCATTAACTGATTTCAGCCAGTGTATGGCTGTGGCTGTCATATGGAACGTTGGCATATTGGCAGTTAAATTATTGGAATCATTCCACTAAAACTGGCTGGCTACACTCTTATaaaaaagggttattcggctgttCCCATAGCAGAATCCTTTGTGGTTCCAGTCAGCATccttttgtgttccatgtagaatcctATGTAGAAAGGGTtgtacctggaacccaaaagggttcttcaaaatgttatcctatggggacagactaaggttctagatagcaatATTCTTCTTAAGAGTAATTAGCTAACAAACATACTGTGCAGATAACCTTCAGATGTGAGTGTGAGTACACCCCAGTGAAGGTGGGCTCTATTCAAACTCCACTAATTACCTCTGTTTTCAGGTGTCACATCCTTCCCAAGAtcaagtgtacacacacacaattgtgttgCTCAACTCAAAATAGTGCAGCTATTAACGGGCACTTCGAGTTCAACTTGTGATTTGGGGTAATGCAGTAAAATGGTAATGACCTAGAGCCAGTGAGCATGTAGTCAGGTGGTGGTCTGTCTCTACTGAACGCTACTCTGTTCTGTAGGTACCTTGGCAGCCTTAAGTaggacctctctctcctgttcgtccttcctctgtttctccatcCTTTCCAGCTGCTCAAAAAAGCGGAGCTGGGCCCTGACGTCTGTCGATGGCTCATACCATTCCTCATCctgcagagagaaggaagggagagagtgaaagcgagaggggagagtgaaagcgagagaggagagagagtgagagtgaaagagagggagagtgaaagagagtggagagagggagagtgaaagagaggggagagagggagagtgaaagagaggggagagagggagagtgaaagagagggagagagaaagagaggggtgagtgggagagtgaaagagaggggagagagggagagtgaaagaggggagagagagggagagtgaaagaggggagagagggagagtgaaagagggggagagagggagagtgaaagagagggagtgggagagtgaaagagaggggagagagggagagaaagagggagagagggagagtgaaagaggggagagggagagtgaaagaggggagagtgaaagaggggagagagggagagtgaaagaggggagagagggagagtgagagagggagagtgaaagaggggagagagggagagtgaaagagagggagagtgaaagaggggagagggagagtgaaagagagggagagtgaaagaggggagagagggagagtgaaagagagggagagtgaaagaggggagagagggagagtgaaagagagggagagtgaaagagaggggagagagggagagtgaaagacagaAGGGACAGGAACGATGGTGTTTATGTAGTTTGTGTACTGCTCATGTTGTTGTTCATACGTTATGTGTGTTATTCATATTCACGGTTTATGTACTTCTGTTCATGACAACCCCTACTCTCCCTGGGCTTACCTTGCCCCCGTCGGTGCGGTGCTGGGCGATAGTGGACACTTTCTCCAGCATGGATCTCAGCCTGGCCTGGGTAGCATGGGAGATGTAGTTCACTGTCTCAGCTGGGACCTCGGTCACCCCAAATCTCTTGGCTGAGAGAAAAGACATCAGCTGGGGTTAAAGGCACACTATATTGGGACAGCCAATCAGTGCCATTATCTGGGGTGGGATGGCAAGATGTGGCCAGTCATTTATTGATGATCGACAGACATCAGGGCCGAGCTCCACTACTTTCAGCAGCTTGTGTCTTACACCagtcatttcctttcaaatcCATGAAGGTAAGTGAACAAGTGCCTCTCATCTGGTATGACCTACCAGCCTCCATGATGCGTCTGTGCAGCAGGCCTGGCGGGAGGAAGGCCTCGTCCTTACAGGAGCGGATCTTGGTGCCCACCAGCTCAGAGTTGGTGGCCATGATGCGGGCGTTTTCCTCGTTCAGGTTTACCCCCGCCATGGACGCCACGTCATTGATGTCATCGTCATCTCTAAAGAGATACAGTACacacagatcagggtgtgatcaTAGAATTGGCCAGATAACATTGATAATATCTTGGTTCATTACACCATGTAGATTTCAAGTCAATTTCTCAGAGGATATGAAGTTATTTACACTGATCAGGGACGGGAGTTTATTTAGCTTTATTATGTTTCTACTCTACCATTGGGTCAAAATCTGTGAAATACTGCCATCCTGTGGTTGATCGGTTTACATACACCATGATGGAAAAGTTTTAAAGTATCTTCGGGTGATTTCACGCCCCAAATGAGTTTGGAGTGGTTTTGTCTAACTCTGGTGTGTTAACCCCCTTAGTTTGGTTCGTTGGGAGCATTCAACAACACACAGTGGTTCTCTAAAAAAGGATGGTCTCAGTCCGATTCAATTCATACTGTGGTGCGGTACGCTGCAGTTGAGAACAGTCTGGGCCAAACACAGGAAAATAACCAGTCATGCACTATTATTGGATGTGTGACTGAGAACATTTGTTAAATACATGCAGCATCATAACTTGATATCTCTGAAACATTCTGTGAGTAGCAGCGCATTTATAATCGCATCCGATTCAGATTAGGTGAGACGGGGTCTATACCGGGCATATAGTCTATTCCCGTTGCAGTTAGAGCAACTATTGCGCTGTTTCCTCACGCATGTTGTTGGAAGTCCAAAGCGAAAGAATTATGAACATTGGGACACACAAGTGATGCTTCATGAAAATCATCAATAgatttttgtttgtttgacatTTGGCGATGTAAAATCAACCTGACCAAATGAAAAAAATACAATGCAACAAATAATTGAACTCTGATTTGAACTATAACTCAAAACTGTGTGTGTAAACATCGTTAGCCCAACAATGCCAAGAGCCTTGAATAGGTTTAGCCTATAGTTTCTCTGCCAACCAGGATATTACAttgacatgttagtcatttagcagacgctcctatccagaacAAGTTACAGGAGCACatatggttaagtgtgccttgctcaagggcacatcgacagattgttAATCTAGTCTGCTtagggatttgaaccagggacctttcatTTACTGGCTCTTaattgctaggctacctgccaccctattaCGTACCTGAACGTCCCACCTCCAGGCTCATTCAGCTTCTTCTGATTGGCAGAGGCCTGGGCACCAATGCCCACAGGACTTCTGCCCGGGATAATAGAGGGTCCTCTTGTAACTACGCCTGACAAATTAACAAGACATATCATTACAAGCTGTTCAATAGCATGGTGAGTAAATAGGCCTCTGTGCAGTGCTCTTAACCAGGGGTTAACTCCGGTCCTGGGGCATCCCCTGCTGGTACATTTTGTTAGAGCCCAACCCTATCACACCTGAGACAGCTAGTAACAATGCAGGCCTTGAGAAGTTGAATCATGTGGGAAAAACGAGTGCCCACTGGGGAAAAACTCCTGCCATTCACCAATAACAAAAACATAAATGGAGAGCACTGGGATGTCAAATTGAGCTTGTATGGACAGGATATGTCTGCATAATGGAAGAGCGAGGGTGCTATGCAGTACTAGTACCTTGCGGTCGTATAGTCTGAGTGATGACCATGGGCATGCGGGTCTGGACCCCCTGGACCCCTGGTCTTCTCACACcctggaagagagaaggggaagagaggagctaTAAGAACATGAAGACAGAAAATGGAACTCACAGTAGTTGAGCGAAGTGGCACATAACAGACAGAATACAACACAATGAATATAAAAGACAACATAGAATggcttcaagtgtgtgtgtgtgtgtttctatgccTATTATAGAGACATAATCTAGTACGGCCTTAAATCAATGATACTAGGCCCATCATAGAGAGAACCATTAGAAACTGCAGAGCTTCTCTCCAGTGTCTACGTCCCAGAGGGTCATACCAGGGCAGTGGTAGGTGACCTGACGATGCCTGTGGCGGGGCTGATGGTGGTGGGGAGCCGGGGCCtgatggtggaggtggagggcaCGGCCAGGGCAGAAGCGGAGGTGGAGGCCAGAAGAGACTGCTGGTTGTTGAGAAGGGACAGCCGCAGGGCAGGGAGGCTTTTCTGTACAGAGGGAAACACATCCGGGTTACATGGATAATGTCGTCAAAAATTGACTGTCTATATTTTGTATAATTCTGCAACAGGTCTGCTATGAAATTTAgtgtaacactttacattaagtttcTCTTATACCTGTGCAGTAACACTAATTATACTAGTAACCTTGTCATAATAACTTGTTCCATAGTATTTAGTAATTGCATTTCAATTGCATAGCAATAAGCTAAAAAAAGGTCAGGAATGCTGGGGGGTGAGGGTTACAAACAAACCTTGAGGAAGGGGATGAGGTACGGCTGTGGAGAGGATTTCAGCTCAGCCTGCAGACTCGCGGTGAATTCCTCAGGCTCGATTTTAGCATCCTAATCAAAGACAGGAGACCGTTAAAAAATCATTTTATAATGAAATGTCATGGACCTTTTCACTCTGCTGACAATAGAACTACAAAAGAAAGCACAAAAACACGTTCTAATAACATTCATTTATAAACATCCATAAGTCATTCATAAGGCATGTGTTAATGGTCATCTAGTCATTAGAATTTCCAACTATAGTTGTCCTCTATAGGAGTCTTGACTCACCAGTAGATCCTGCACCAGGCTCTTGACGTTCTTAGATGTGTCAGGGGAGGGGGAGTTGTGGGACGCCAGTTTGATCAGGGTGGACAGGAAGTTCTTGCACTTCTTCACATTCTCCTGCATTTCCTATAAGAGAGGAAAATGGGTCATTTGGTATGATTACTTTCCATTCAAATGTACTTCTCATGTCACCACCACCTCTGGTATTATAACATTTTATTAAGTCAAACTTTATTTTTAAGAAGATTTAAAATCACAACACACTTCACAGTAAACAAAAAAGGTGGTAAACCCTGCGATGTTCAGGTCTAGCAAAGTGTCAGAAGCAAAGTACCCCTGTTGACAAAAACAAGTAACACAATTGACAAACCTGGGAGACTGTTGCAATAGGGCTTCCAGAGGCACTGGCTGCTGCAGTGTTCAGGGTGATAGTGGGCCGTACAGCACCAGGCTTGACCAAGGCCTGGCCCCCTGTGATCACAGACTGGGCCTTTTGAGGGGTGGTCATTTTCACTGACACAGACGCACCCGCAGGTGCCACGGTTATGGCCTTCTGGAGAGAATGACAACAGGCATAAATGACTACAACTTTATACAGTAGTGGAAACAACACAACTGTTAAGACAACACAACTGTTAACACAACACAGCTCAGTTGAGAGACTAAACAACCACTATTACAACATGACATAAATGAAACAACTAAAATAACAACCAAATAAAAACAGGGCtgaaaaatgtcaaatatatttcAAACTAATAAATTAACAATCTACTAAGAGGATGTAGTTAGTAGCTACTATAATtaggtgtgtgttctctaatttaattaggtgtgtgttctctgacagaaggagagagaacgtCTGGCGTTGATTGGAGACAGGAAGTGCACACCTGTATAGTAGggctagagggagagggggactgggCCATTCTTGCCTGGAAAGGGGACGCCAGACGGACAGCCTGGGGCGTACCAGGGGCCTGCAGAGAACAAGGGGAGCATGGGGTCAGAGGGACATTGGATGAAAAAAAACCAGTCATTTCAGATTAGTCCCGGGATACATGGTCAACTTGTTGTGACTTCCTAAAAGTGAAATCACACTGGCGCAACACTAGAGGGGAATAGGGTGAAGAGGAAGAAACAGTGGGACACCCCTACAACATCTGGGTAGACCTTCAGTTGAGACAGGGGGCAGTTAAATGCCTCTCACAAATGGGACTCTACAGCCGCAGCAGACGCTGCACCAAGATCTGACTACTAAGCACAGGCACAATAATCTATGGTCTCATGACAAGCTCTTCTACAATCATGTACAACATCATCTCCCAGAATATTCCTGACCTGAGCAGCATCGATCTTATGCCaaacccacaaacaaacagcatgACTGTACTTGGTCCAATCAAGAGGATTGTGGATGTGGACACTACATGGCAGACACACACCATTCAGATAGACAGACGTTTAATATGATATAATCCATTCCAGCCCACTCCATACAACTTTAGCCTGATTCCCCCATACAGTACCTGGCTGGGAGTGCTAACTCTGATGTTGGCCCCAGCGGTGGGGATTCCAGGCTGGGGGGAGATGTTGgagacagcagcctggccttgttgGGTCTTAGCCTGGGCCTGGGCTAGAACCTGCTGAGTCACCATCACTAGCTGTCCCGTGTCCGTACGCACCAGCACCATACCTGAGGGAGAAACACAGTCAGGTCACACATCTTTCTcaatatgacattttaaatggtCTACTTTTTTGTTGCTCTTTTGCGGGGGTTTTGGCCTAAGCAAAAGTGAATAGCACGCTATGCTATAGGCTACATACTATATGAATATGATTAATTGAATGACTAATGGGTCAAAACATTCCCGAGTGTCAGATCTTAGTTTCTAAAGGTTCTACAACATCAGTAGGGTTCCTTACCGGGTGGTATGGTAAATCCAGGGGGTAACTGAATGGTGGTCTTTTGTGGTGGTCTGACGGCCAGCTGTGGTGCAGCAGTCCTCGTGGTACTTGCTAACAGCCCAGGTCTCTGCTGCTGTACGGGGGTAGCCATCACAGGAGCACCGGGGGGCCTCACGATGGTCACTGTGGGCTGACCAACTCCATTAACAGTTGGTTTCACCCCAGCTGTGAGAGTGGGACTCGCCACACTCTGTGGCTGGCTTATTGGTGAGTTAACAACAACAGGAGGGGGAGACCCTCCGAGAATTATTGATTGGCCAGCAGAGACTGGCTGGTTGGGTGCCACCATTTTAGTGTGCATGAGAGTGTTGCTGTGGTTCATGACCTGAGAGGTGGTGGCCCCTAGGGAACCTGCACCCTGTGTGACCACCGCAGAAACCTTGGGGTCTATTACTCCATTCTGTGAGGCAATGGCCATGGGGCTGGGCTGTCTTTGCAATGCAATAGTGGGAGTAGTAGCCACTGCAGACTGTTGAGGTCCAGTGAAGTTTGGCAGAGAAGGAGGTTGTGAAGTCATGGACACAATGATATTGGAATTGCCCGCACTGACAGTACTTACAACAGTGCTGCTGCCTGACCCGACTTGGGGAGCTGCTGGCGAGTTGACCAACTTCAGAGCTCCAGTGCTACCGTTAAAACTCTGTAAACCAGGTGAAGCAGTCCtgatagttgttgttgttgttgtgatgtttGGATTGGGAACAGTCGCCGCTGATGTGCCAGCAGGACCCAAAATAGTCCCTCTGTTGAAGCTAGTCGACTGAGCAGGCAAAGTTACCGATCCTGGTGGTGCGGTGGAAATGGTTTGAGATGCGGCTCCATATGTTTGTAGATTAGTACTAGCGTTTAAAACACCCCCAGTAGTGATGGAAGAAGTGGAAGCGCTGATAATCTTATTGGACATCCCCTGATTCGCGATGGGTTCCGCGTTTAACGCCGCTTTTGGGTGTCCTTGTTGTGGCGGCTCCAGAGACCCCGCTTGATCACGCAGTTTCCCTGAGAACTGGCTAACAGCGCCCGTAGATCCTTCTCGCTTGATATTAGAATATGTGGCGGGCGAAGTCTTTTGGCTGACAAGTTGCGATTCCAAAGAGCCCACTAAGTCGCTTACAGCTTTTTCGTCTACCTCATTGAAGAGCATGTCCTCCAGTGGGTCGGAGGCTCCCGCCATCTTTGATGATAGACCGTTGTGCAAATCGTAATTTAGAATGTACGCATGCGCGTGGGTTTCATATGTAGAAATAGAATTTCAAGAAAGGACCACCATACTACGTTTATGAAGATTTGAGCTGCATATTGCACCTCAACGTTTTTCATTCCACATGACACCGTACAGTAGTGCTTCCAAACATGTATGATATAGATGGAATTAAATAGGCATACTAATCTGCAAATCAAAGCTTTATAATTATTGTTTATATTTAGCAGACATGTTCCAGACTTTGGTGAAAAAGCGCGAGATTTTGATTTCCCGTTAGCCCCCGTGTTTAGAAAGACGGTGGAAAATGAGGTAGCCATATTGTAGTGGAGGACCAAAAATATAGCAAGTCAGAGAAGCACAAAACAGAGCTAGCCAAAGTTAAATTATTCAAAGAAACGTTCAGTTAGGAGGGAGATCGTTGGCAATTTAGCCATCTAAGACCGGGAAGACACCATGAGTGGAGGAACCCCTTATATCGGGAGCAAAATCAGCCTAATCTCGAAGGCCGAAATTCGTTACGAAGGGATCCTCTACACTATTGATACTGAGAATTCGACTGTCGCACTTGCAAAAGGTAAATAACTCGTGCAAATAATAATGTATCAGCACTGTTGTGCACCAACAAAATACATACAGAGATGCCTCTAAACAAACACCTTGTGGATTGGTATTGTTTCCTTGCTGTTCTGAAAAAGTTGTGTAgttagctaacaagctagctagctaattgactatcatgctagttagctagctaaagtgaTGCTTTAAAGGATTTGTATCATTTCTGTCGGCAGCAGTAGCTTTGAATGTAGCGCTCACGAGCCAAAACAGGTCCCCGAAAATTGTGCACCACGTCATCCataaaaaaaaggttttaatTGAACcgttttaactaggcaagtcagtgaagaacaagattgtatttacaatgactggttgggccgccctatgggactctcaatcaagGCCTGTTGTGGTACAAccaggaatcgaaccagggtctgtagggacTCCTTTatcactgaaatgcagtgcctagaccgctgcgccactctgggaGCCCCTAATATCATTTCATAGTAGTTAAACAAATTCCAATTCTTACATAATGTTAAGAATTTGTAAAAGCTTAAAGGGATGCTCCAGCGCTTTTGTGTAATTTAGGAGTAGTCTATCTGTGGACCGCACCCACTACGCATTACCACAAACATTAAGCTAGCTAGCAACTTCCTTCACCGTAACGTTTATAGAATTGCACAGCAAGATGTACCAAttcaccaagtctggaaccaacaaacATTGAATAACGATGTAAGCTTTATGTAACATTTTTGAGTACGAACCCATTACACCTCATTGTTTACTAACAGGACCCTAAAAAGCTCCCCCCGCTAAAAATCGAATCGAATGGCTACCCGGGCTACTTGCATGGACCCTTTTTTGCACTGACTCTttgcacacactggactctacccacacacttgCATTGACACCCCAACACACGACATACgcccacacacaaacatgcatactgACGCCTTACACACACTTTCATACtctcacatatgctgctgctactttaTTATTTATCcggttgtctagtcactttaaccctacctatggctacctcaattacctcgtacccctgcacatcgactcggtactgatACGTTCTGTAtgtagtcatgttattttctactccctatatatagccatataTTACTCATTTGATTTGTTATTTACTGTATTTATTCCTTccactatttatatattttttttatagaaATAAAGCTTATTTAACTGCGTTATTAGAAATGGCCccgcaagtaaccatttcacttttagtctacacctgttgtctatgaagcatgtgacaaataacattttatttgaaagCAGTGCTCAGAAGACGGGGACGAAGGACACTACTGGTGTCCCCTAGCAAGCTAGCAGCCTACTTCTTTGGTGTTTTTTTTGCCAGTTTGCATCCAACATTattggtgcattaccgccacctgcTGTGCTGGAGTGTGGGCCAGAGACGGCGCTAGCTGCCTCAATGCAATGGCAGTAGGCACGGTATGTAGTGTGCGCGGCATGTAGTGTCCGCAGATAGACATGAATGATAATTTCAGCTCGTAGTTTTACCACGAGACAAAACGGGTCCCTCAACTGTACTACTATGTCATTCATTTTGTATTGTATATGTTACGTCCTGCAATTATCTTTTTGCAATTTATGATATTTTAGGAATTCTaattcatacaatatgttatgaatttatAAGTGCTTAGGCTCCTGGACTGCATTAGCTACCTGGTGATGTAACTTGTTTTCTAGTTGGCAAGCTAACCATGTTTATTTTAGGTACATGCTGAGTGTATCATGTAACCTTGCCATATGATGAACTAACGGTGCCGTAGCGTGACAACTGCATTGCTAACATTCACAAGCAACTCAACATCAGCTTGTTGAGGAGTGATTGTCCTGGATTTTAGCAATTTGCCACCCTCCGATTTGGCGCTGTTCTGAGTAATGTGACTGGGAAAACTGGTGCCAGCAAGTTAGTAGCTAAGCTGAGATCAAAATCAGACTAGCTATGTATTTCAGTCTGTGTTTCCAGGTTGTGAGGGTTAAAGTGATTGATGTCATTGAACATTCACCTGGCTGAAAAACTAAAACTGCACCACTAATATTAAGTAACTCAACAATCTTCCTGATCCTAGTAGAAAcctgtgtactgtatgtaagaGAACCACAGGATGTCCAACTTTTGTTTACGAACAAGTGTGACTCGTTTCGGGAAAGTAGGCATATGTCACAGGTCAccacttcacaggagagccatttgaacttaaacttttttttttgccAGAAATGTCTTCTGGAATATGAACTTTCATGTGTCTTAATAACagacttgtatgccatctgtaaatatgaataaaattgttaaattattaGCCTAGTTGgcttagccacagaaaaagacagcACCTTTccagctagccatgattggctgagataatgagggggctggacatgctgagagatgagtttAGATTGGTCTGCTATGTAGCAGCCTTCTGTCTGTTTGAGCTGgttagtatgtgtaggtaatcctgtcaAACTAGTCTTTAGAACTAGAAGTGTTGCTCTCCACATTCTGGAGGACCGACTTTTGAAATAAGTGGAACTCGAGTGGAATTTGAGTATGATGGCTAAGGAGATTGAGAAAACACcggtctccggattacatcttcaaactaagggcaaccatagCATCCGTGACTGGGAGAAGCATCCATCCATGATAGtccagctagctacattttcagattttACACGTTTCTCATTTTGACTGTCGTTTCCATTGTTACTTAGTGTACTGCTAGTTAGCTAAAGTTAGCTGTCTCGCTAGCTAACATTGTGTAtcatctgtgtagtaatattatttgcatctcagagccatttg
This sequence is a window from Oncorhynchus gorbuscha isolate QuinsamMale2020 ecotype Even-year linkage group LG01, OgorEven_v1.0, whole genome shotgun sequence. Protein-coding genes within it:
- the LOC124033760 gene encoding transcription initiation factor TFIID subunit 4-like isoform X1, encoding MAGASDPLEDMLFNEVDEKAVSDLVGSLESQLVSQKTSPATYSNIKREGSTGAVSQFSGKLRDQAGSLEPPQQGHPKAALNAEPIANQGMSNKIISASTSSITTGGVLNASTNLQTYGAASQTISTAPPGSVTLPAQSTSFNRGTILGPAGTSAATVPNPNITTTTTTIRTASPGLQSFNGSTGALKLVNSPAAPQVGSGSSTVVSTVSAGNSNIIVSMTSQPPSLPNFTGPQQSAVATTPTIALQRQPSPMAIASQNGVIDPKVSAVVTQGAGSLGATTSQVMNHSNTLMHTKMVAPNQPVSAGQSIILGGSPPPVVVNSPISQPQSVASPTLTAGVKPTVNGVGQPTVTIVRPPGAPVMATPVQQQRPGLLASTTRTAAPQLAVRPPQKTTIQLPPGFTIPPGMVLVRTDTGQLVMVTQQVLAQAQAKTQQGQAAVSNISPQPGIPTAGANIRVSTPSQAPGTPQAVRLASPFQARMAQSPSPSSPTIQKAITVAPAGASVSVKMTTPQKAQSVITGGQALVKPGAVRPTITLNTAAASASGSPIATVSQEMQENVKKCKNFLSTLIKLASHNSPSPDTSKNVKSLVQDLLDAKIEPEEFTASLQAELKSSPQPYLIPFLKKSLPALRLSLLNNQQSLLASTSASALAVPSTSTIRPRLPTTISPATGIVRSPTTALGVRRPGVQGVQTRMPMVITQTIRPQGVVTRGPSIIPGRSPVGIGAQASANQKKLNEPGGGTFRDDDDINDVASMAGVNLNEENARIMATNSELVGTKIRSCKDEAFLPPGLLHRRIMEAAKRFGVTEVPAETVNYISHATQARLRSMLEKVSTIAQHRTDGGKDEEWYEPSTDVRAQLRFFEQLERMEKQRKDEQEREVLLKAAKSRARQEDPEQARLKAKAKEMQQAEQAQIRQREANLTALAAIGPRKKRKMDSPGGSTSGTEVASGSGDGSSTAASSRQQLRQRITRVNLRDFIFCLEQERATSRSLLLYKALLK
- the LOC124033760 gene encoding transcription initiation factor TFIID subunit 4-like isoform X2; the encoded protein is MAGASDPLEDMLFNEVDEKAVSDLVGSLESQLVSQKTSPATYSNIKREGSTGAVSQFSGKLRDQAGSLEPPQQGHPKAALNAEPIANQGMSNKIISASTSSITTGGVLNASTNLQTYGAASQTISTAPPGSVTLPAQSTSFNRGTILGPAGTSAATVPNPNITTTTTTIRTASPGLQSFNGSTGALKLVNSPAAPQVGSGSSTVVSTVSAGNSNIIVSMTSQPPSLPNFTGPQQSAVATTPTIALQRQPSPMAIASQNGVIDPKVSAVVTQGAGSLGATTSQVMNHSNTLMHTKMVAPNQPVSAGQSIILGGSPPPVVVNSPISQPQSVASPTLTAGVKPTVNGVGQPTVTIVRPPGAPVMATPVQQQRPGLLASTTRTAAPQLAVRPPQKTTIQLPPGFTIPPGMVLVRTDTGQLVMVTQQVLAQAQAKTQQGQAAVSNISPQPGIPTAGANIRVSTPSQAPGTPQAVRLASPFQARMAQSPSPSSPTIQAITVAPAGASVSVKMTTPQKAQSVITGGQALVKPGAVRPTITLNTAAASASGSPIATVSQEMQENVKKCKNFLSTLIKLASHNSPSPDTSKNVKSLVQDLLDAKIEPEEFTASLQAELKSSPQPYLIPFLKKSLPALRLSLLNNQQSLLASTSASALAVPSTSTIRPRLPTTISPATGIVRSPTTALGVRRPGVQGVQTRMPMVITQTIRPQGVVTRGPSIIPGRSPVGIGAQASANQKKLNEPGGGTFRDDDDINDVASMAGVNLNEENARIMATNSELVGTKIRSCKDEAFLPPGLLHRRIMEAAKRFGVTEVPAETVNYISHATQARLRSMLEKVSTIAQHRTDGGKDEEWYEPSTDVRAQLRFFEQLERMEKQRKDEQEREVLLKAAKSRARQEDPEQARLKAKAKEMQQAEQAQIRQREANLTALAAIGPRKKRKMDSPGGSTSGTEVASGSGDGSSTAASSRQQLRQRITRVNLRDFIFCLEQERATSRSLLLYKALLK